One genomic region from Quercus robur chromosome 4, dhQueRobu3.1, whole genome shotgun sequence encodes:
- the LOC126720430 gene encoding TMV resistance protein N-like codes for MVNKNSRFANIFLMAAISTQSASSLSSISSSTPQWKYDVFLSFRGEDTRNRFTDHLYVALKQKGILTFRDEEKLETGKSISSKLLKAIEKSRFAIVILSRNYASSTWCLDELVKIIRCMKEMKMMVLPIFYDVDPSTIRKQMGIFAQAFAKHEENFKDCIDKVQAWRTALREVANIKGWHVQDRPESQIIQNIVGELWHKLSYAFSECTENLVGIICQAEKLESCLDLGSNNVRMVGIWGMGGIGKTTLARVVFRMVSNKFEDKFEGCCFLANVRGVCEKVGLVRLQKQLILQILNENMGVEDVNEGVFVIKNRLRHKKILLVLDDVDQLDQLNKLAGDHNWFGLGSRVIITTRDKHLLQTLGVDEIYEANGLTHDESLHLLSLKAFKKDHPPEDYLKLSRDFVYYANNLPLAIEILGSFLFGRSIHQWKSTLNRLKQFPEKDILQVLRISFEGLHETEKEIFLNIACFFNHEGKNDVVEILNYLDLFPDVGLGVLFDKSLVKFRGSTLWMHDLLQEMGKNIVYEECPKEPGKRGKLWLFKEINDVLTKNTGTKAIQGIVLKLHKQKEVYWNPESFSKVHDLKLLIIDNVHLLHEPKYLPNALRFLDWSEYPSKYFPPSFQQKSFDSLKFIKLKKSLKLIETPDFNEIPNLEKLDLEGCINLRSLHPSIGVHQKLTFLNLEGCKNLRSLPSKFEIESLEILILSGCSNLKRIPEFGENMKNVSKLYLDGTAITKLPTSIENLAGLVSLNVKDCKNLMSLPSTFFNMKWLEDLNLSGCSKVQENLVTEKRVEEVDVSGTATGLMAYSNTLFQTLKTLAMGGFKPRSSNRMGLLTASLWGLCSLTCLNLSYCNLNAIPNDICCLFSLKYLYLSGNNFSCLPENIAQLSRLYRLEVNNCTSLLSLPKLPLNICFILGKGCTSLETLPDLLPPNSPFKRYLYLTNRSKLAENQGFIDNGLLFFAAIISSLQCPHSDSRYYRYNGVIPGSEIPKWFTQLRIKVLGMRLVFKNLILFCVMSGSGLLFALYFVLIHITKS; via the exons ATGGTAAATAAAAA TTCAAGATTTGCCAATATATTTCTAATGGCTGCCATTAGCACTCAATCTGCCTCATCTTTGtcatcaatttcttcttcaacACCACAATGGAAATACGATGTCTTTCTCAGCTTTAGAGGTGAGGACACACGCAATAGATTTACTGACCATCTATATGTTGCCTTAAAACAAAAGGGCATTCTCACCTTTAGAGACGAGGAAAAACTTGAGACAGGAAAATCTATTTCATCAAAACTTTTGAAAGCAATAGAAAAATCAAGGTTTGCAATTGTCATTCTTTCAAGAAACTATGCATCTTCTACATGGTGTTTGGATGAACTTGTAAAGATCATTAGGTGCATGAAAGAGATGAAGATGATGGTTCTACCAATTTTTTATGATGTGGATCCATCTACTATACGAAAGCAAATGGGTATTTTTGCCCAAGCCTTTGCtaaacatgaagaaaatttcAAGGACTGCATAGACAAGGTGCAAGCATGGAGAACTGCTTTGAGAGAAGTAGCCAATATCAAAGGATGGCATGTACAAGATAG GCCTGAGTCACAAATTATCCAGAACATTGTGGGAGAATTGTGGCATAAATTAAGTTATGCATTCTCAGAATGTACCGAAAACCTAGTAGGAATAATTTGTCAAGCAGAGAAATTGGAGTCATGTTTGGATTTAGGGTCAAACAATGTTCGCATGGTAGGGATTTGGGGGATGGGAGGAATAGGTAAAACAACTCTTGCTAGAGTTGTGTTTCGTATGGTTTCAAATAAGTTTGAAGATAAGTTTGAAGGTTGTTGTTTTCTTGCTAATGTTAGGGGAGTTTGTGAAAAAGTTGGTTTAGTTCGATTACAAAAACAACtcattcttcaaattttgaatgaaaatatgGGTGTAGAAGATGTTAATGAAGGAGTTTTTGTGATCAAGAACAGGTTACGtcataaaaaaattcttcttgttcttgatgaTGTAGATCAATTAGACCAATTAAACAAGTTAGCAGGGGATCATAATTGGTTTGGTTTAGGTAGTAGAGTTATCATAACAACAAGAGATAAGCATTTGCTACAGACTCTTGGAGTAGATGAAATATATGAGGCTAATGGATTGACTCATGATGAATCTCTTCATCTTTTGAGTTTGAAAGCatttaaaaaagatcatccacCCGAAGATTATCTAAAGTTGTCCAGGGATTTTGTATATTATGCTAATAACCTTCCTTTAGCTATTGAGATTTtgggttcttttttgtttggtagaAGTATCCATCAATGGAAAAGTACATTAAATAGGCTAAAACAGTTTCCTGAAAAAGATATTCTCCAAGTACTTAGAATAAGTTTTGAAGGACTACATGAAACAGAGAAGGAAATATTCCTAAATATTGCTTGTTTCTTTAATCATGAGGGGAAAAATGATGTAGTAGAAATACTAAATTATCTTGACCTTTTTCCAGATGTTGGATTAGGGGTTCTTTTTGATAAATCTCTTGTTAAATTTCGGGGTTCTACCTTgtggatgcatgatttgcttCAAGAAATGGGCAAGAACATAGTTTATGAAGAGTGTCCTAAAGAGCCTGGAAAACGTGGCAAATTGTGGCTGTTTAAGGAGATTAACGATGTACTGACAAAAAATACG GGAACAAAAGCAATTCAAGGCATAGTCTTAAAGTTGCATAAACAAAAAGAGGTATATTGGAATCCTGAATCCTTTTCAAAGGTTCATGATCTTAAATTGCTCATAATTGATAATGTTCACCTTTTACACGAGCCCAAATATCTTCCTAATGCCTTGAGATTTCTTGATTGGAGTGAATacccttcaaaatattttccacCAAGTTTCCAACAAAAG TCTTTTGATAGTTTGAAGTTCATCAAATTGAAGAAATCACTAAAATTGATTGAAACTCCTGACTTCAACGAAATCCCAAATCTTGAGAAATTGGATCTTGAGGGTTGTATAAATTTACGTTCCTTGCACCCATCAATTGGAGTTCATCAAAAACTCACTTTTCTTAACCTAGAAGGTTGCAAAAACCTCAGAAGTCTTCCAAGCAAGTTTGAAATTGAGTCTCTTGAGATCCTTATTCTTTCTGGTTgctcaaatttaaaaagaattcCGGAGTTtggagaaaatatgaaaaatgtatCAAAGCTTTACTTGGATGGCACTGCTATTACAAAATTACCAAcatcaattgaaaatttggcTGGGCTTGTTTCATTGAATGTAAAAGATTGCAAAAATCTCATGTCTCTTCCTAGCACCTTTTTTAATATGAAGTGGCTCGAAGATCTCAATCTTTCTGGATGCTCAAAAGTACAGGAAAACTTGGTGACTGAGAAAAGGGTAGAAGAGGTTGATGTGAGTGGAACTGCCACAGGACTTATGGCTTATTCCAATACTCTTTTTCAAACTCTTAAAACACTAGCTATGGGTGGATTTAAGCCGAGAAGTTCCAATCGCATGGGCTTGTTAACGGCTTCTTTATGGGGCTTGTGTTCTTTGACCTGTCTAAATCTAAGTTATTGCAATCTCAATGCAATCCCCAATGATATTTGTTGCTTATtctctttaaaatatttatatctaAGCGGCAATAATTTTAGTTGTCTTCCGGAAAACATTGCTCAACTATCTAGGCTGTATCGGTTGGAGGTGAACAATTGTACAAGTCTTCTATCATTGCCAAAGCTTCcattaaatatttgttttattttgggaAAGGGTTGTACCTCACTAGAAACGCTACCAGATCTATTACCACCAAATTCTCCATTTAAGCGTTACCTCTACCTTACAAATCGCAGTAAATTGGCTGAGAATCAAGGCTTCATTGACAATGGATTGCTGTTTTTTGCAGCGATAATAAGTTCCCTTCAGTGCCCTCACTCTGATTCCCGTTACTACAGATATAACGGTGTTATCCCTGGAAGTGAAATTCCAAAGTGGTTTACGCAATTACGCATCAAAGTATTGGGGATGAGGTTAGTATTCAAGAACCTAATTCTCTTTTGTGTAATGAGTGGATCGGGATTGTTGTTTGCGCTGTATTTTGTTCTCATCCACATCACCAAATCCTAA